Proteins from a single region of Parasedimentitalea psychrophila:
- the serB gene encoding phosphoserine phosphatase SerB encodes MFTVTLLCSPADPSLDPALVDSLRNAWGGNDATWLAPDEAAEFAVDIRPDNQWDVWADLQGMGVDLVIQQTKGRRKKMLLADMDSTMIQQECIDELAEEAGVGARVKDITARAMNGELDFDGALTERVGLLKGLPESVIAKVLDERITLMPGGAALLATMKADGAYAALVSGGFTAFTTKVAAELGFDENRANMLHVADGKLTGEAGRPILGRQAKVEALEQITAKLGITEADVMAVGDGANDLGMLKRAGAGVALHAKPSVAAECDIRINHGDLTALLFVQGYSRDEFKG; translated from the coding sequence ATGTTTACTGTCACCCTTCTTTGTAGTCCCGCCGACCCATCACTGGACCCGGCGCTGGTTGATTCGCTGCGCAATGCCTGGGGCGGCAATGATGCCACCTGGCTTGCCCCGGACGAGGCGGCCGAGTTTGCAGTGGACATCCGACCCGACAATCAATGGGACGTTTGGGCCGACTTGCAGGGCATGGGCGTGGATCTGGTAATCCAACAGACCAAGGGGCGGCGCAAAAAGATGCTGCTGGCTGATATGGACAGCACCATGATCCAGCAAGAATGCATTGACGAGCTGGCCGAAGAGGCCGGTGTGGGTGCCCGCGTCAAGGACATCACTGCCCGCGCCATGAACGGCGAGCTGGATTTTGACGGCGCGCTGACCGAACGGGTTGGCCTGCTGAAGGGCCTGCCCGAAAGCGTCATTGCCAAGGTTCTCGACGAGCGCATCACCCTGATGCCCGGCGGTGCTGCCCTGTTGGCGACAATGAAGGCAGACGGCGCCTATGCGGCGCTGGTGTCGGGAGGTTTCACCGCCTTCACCACCAAGGTTGCGGCCGAACTTGGCTTTGACGAAAACCGGGCCAATATGCTGCATGTGGCCGACGGCAAACTGACGGGTGAGGCGGGACGGCCCATACTGGGACGCCAGGCCAAGGTCGAGGCGCTGGAACAGATCACCGCCAAGCTGGGCATCACCGAGGCGGATGTGATGGCGGTTGGCGACGGGGCCAATGATCTGGGCATGTTAAAACGCGCAGGGGCCGGGGTTGCGCTGCACGCCAAGCCCTCGGTTGCAGCCGAATGTGACATTCGCATCAATCATGGTGACCTGACCGCCCTGCTGTTTGTGCAGGGCTACAGCCGCGACGAATTCAAAGGGTAA
- a CDS encoding TSUP family transporter, producing MLEVGFETLLLLLAAGFVAGFMDAVAGGGGLITVPILMLAGANPLTALATNKIQGLFGAGTATLTYARGGHVNLRQQGGSALIAFAASIAGALLVSMLPTGWIRMILPVLLIGIAVFFATKKGLGDTDRHRRMTPVLFAATMVPLCGAYDGLLGPGAGSFYMIAFITMAGYGVLKATAHTKLLNFASNAGALLAFAFVATPWWITGLAMGVAQIAGAYAGAQMAQKQGARLIKPLLVVTSVSLALKLLWDMI from the coding sequence ATGCTGGAAGTGGGTTTTGAGACCCTGCTGCTGTTACTGGCGGCGGGGTTTGTTGCGGGGTTCATGGATGCCGTTGCCGGTGGTGGAGGCCTGATCACGGTGCCGATACTGATGTTGGCGGGGGCCAATCCGCTGACGGCACTGGCCACCAATAAGATCCAGGGTCTGTTCGGCGCGGGGACCGCGACACTGACCTATGCGCGTGGCGGTCATGTCAATCTGCGCCAACAAGGCGGCTCGGCACTGATTGCCTTTGCCGCCTCCATCGCCGGGGCGTTGCTGGTTTCGATGCTGCCCACCGGTTGGATCCGAATGATCTTGCCGGTACTGCTGATTGGCATCGCGGTGTTTTTTGCCACCAAAAAGGGGCTGGGGGACACCGACCGGCATCGGCGAATGACCCCGGTTCTGTTTGCCGCGACCATGGTGCCCCTGTGCGGCGCCTATGACGGGCTGCTGGGGCCGGGTGCGGGCAGTTTCTACATGATCGCCTTTATCACGATGGCGGGCTACGGCGTTCTAAAGGCCACTGCCCACACCAAGCTGCTGAACTTTGCCTCAAATGCCGGCGCGTTGCTGGCCTTTGCCTTTGTGGCAACGCCGTGGTGGATCACCGGGCTGGCGATGGGAGTGGCGCAAATTGCCGGTGCCTATGCAGGCGCGCAAATGGCCCAGAAACAGGGGGCGCGATTGATCAAGCCGCTGCTGGTGGTCACCTCGGTGTCGCTGGCGCTGAAACTGCTGTGGGACATGATCTGA
- a CDS encoding ArsR/SmtB family transcription factor, which translates to MTPLLKSFSALADEVRMSIVNQLMDHGELPAGDLVRGSGLTAPAISRHLKVLREAGLIEQRAVGTRRLYSARPEGLQLIATWTKSKREFWDTSLHRLETALMEDDI; encoded by the coding sequence ATGACACCGCTTCTAAAATCATTTTCCGCACTGGCTGACGAGGTCCGCATGTCGATTGTGAACCAGTTGATGGACCACGGCGAATTACCGGCGGGGGATCTGGTGCGCGGCTCGGGGCTCACCGCGCCGGCCATTTCGCGACATTTAAAGGTCCTGCGCGAGGCCGGTTTGATAGAGCAGCGCGCCGTGGGCACCCGGCGGCTGTATTCCGCCCGCCCCGAAGGGCTGCAGTTGATCGCCACCTGGACCAAATCAAAGCGCGAATTTTGGGACACCAGCCTGCACCGGCTGGAGACCGCGCTGATGGAGGACGATATATGA
- a CDS encoding SRPBCC family protein, translating into MTDLRLERDFSVSPERLFHWLTTPEKLLKWWGPEGMHVPEHDLDLSRTGPWFSIMRNDEGQQFKVSGHVTHVDAPKSVGFTWGWHDDDDQRGTESHVTFTVVASTSGARLLVDHRALDDSAQSARHEAGWTSSLRKLAANIT; encoded by the coding sequence ATGACCGACCTACGGCTGGAACGCGATTTCTCAGTTAGCCCCGAACGGTTGTTCCACTGGCTGACGACGCCGGAAAAATTGCTAAAATGGTGGGGCCCCGAGGGCATGCATGTGCCCGAACATGATCTTGACCTCAGCCGCACCGGGCCGTGGTTTTCGATCATGCGCAATGATGAGGGTCAGCAATTCAAAGTCTCGGGCCATGTCACCCATGTGGACGCGCCAAAATCGGTTGGCTTTACTTGGGGCTGGCATGACGACGATGACCAACGCGGCACCGAAAGCCATGTGACCTTTACCGTGGTTGCCAGCACTTCGGGCGCGCGCCTTCTTGTCGATCACCGCGCGTTGGACGACAGCGCGCAAAGCGCCCGGCACGAGGCAGGCTGGACATCCTCGCTGCGCAAACTCGCGGCAAATATCACCTAA
- a CDS encoding YciI family protein: MAQFIFAYHGGKKPDTPEDGAKVMQAWKDWMGSMGDALIVPGAPVGMSKTVSASGIADDGGANPLAGYSVVEAASIDAASEMAKGCPMVVDGDGSVEVAEILEM; this comes from the coding sequence ATGGCCCAGTTCATTTTCGCCTATCATGGTGGCAAGAAACCCGACACTCCCGAAGACGGCGCCAAGGTCATGCAGGCCTGGAAAGACTGGATGGGATCGATGGGAGACGCCCTGATCGTGCCAGGCGCACCGGTTGGCATGTCAAAAACCGTCAGTGCCAGTGGTATTGCGGACGATGGCGGCGCCAACCCGCTGGCTGGTTATTCGGTGGTCGAGGCCGCCAGTATCGATGCCGCCAGCGAAATGGCCAAAGGCTGCCCTATGGTCGTCGATGGCGATGGTTCGGTTGAAGTGGCCGAAATTCTGGAAATGTAG